The following proteins come from a genomic window of Miscanthus floridulus cultivar M001 chromosome 2, ASM1932011v1, whole genome shotgun sequence:
- the LOC136533799 gene encoding probable protein phosphatase 2C 30 codes for MEIRRLRVVAEEASAKRRRLEVDEEDAVRGPAPRYGVTSVCGRRRDMEDAVTARLGFINGHHFFGVFDGHGCSHVATSCRQRMHQIVAEEATAAAGSSASDDAARWRDVMEKSYSRMDAEAVGFRDTADPAPTCRCEMQLPKCDHVGSTAVVAVVGPRHLVVANCGDSRAVLCSGGAAIPLSDDHKPDRRDELERIDAAGGRVIFWDGARVFGMLAMSRAIGDSYLKPFVISDPEVRVVERKDGEDEFLILASDGLWDVVSNEVACKVVRTCLRNRAPHPHGGERSSPTSNLSPRQSSGSGSSSGSGDEEGAGPSDGAGSESDGDGESSEDRACAEASILLTKLALARQSADNVSVVVVNLRRRPRP; via the exons ATGGAGATTCGGCGGCTCAGGGTGGTGGCCGAGGAGGCGTCCGCGAAGAGGCGGAGGCTGGAGGTGGATGAGGAAGACGCGGTTAGGGGACCGGCGCCGAGGTACGGCGTAACGTCGGTGTGCGGGCGGCGGAGGGACATGGAGGACGCGGTGACCGCCCGCCTTGGGTTCATCAACGGCCACCACTTCTTCGGGGTGTTCGACGGCCACGGCTGCTCACAT GTGGCGACGTCGTGCAGGCAGCGGATGCACCAGATCGTGGCCGAGGAGGCGACCGCTGCCGCAGGCTCGTCGGCTTCGGACGACGCTGCGCGGTGGAGGGATGTCATGGAGAAGAGCTACTCGAGGATGGACGCCGAGGCCGTCGGCTTCAGGGACACCGCCGACCCGGCGCCCACCTGCCGTTGCGAGATGCAGCTTCCCAAGTGCGACCACGTGGGCTCCACGGCCGTCGTCGCCGTGGTGGGGCCACGTCACCTCGTCGTCGCCAACTGCGGCGACTCCCGCGCTGTCCTCTGCAGCGGAGGCGCCGCGATCCCTCTCTCAGATGACCACAAG CCTGACCGCCGCGACGAGCTGGAACGGATCGACGCAGCGGGAGGGCGCGTCATCTTCTGGGACGGCGCCCGCGTGTTCGGCATGCTGGCCATGTCCCGCGCCATTGGTGACAGCTACCTGAAGCCGTTCGTGATATCCGACCCGGAGGTGCGGGTGGTGGAGAGGAAGGACGGCGAGGACGAGTTCCTGATTCTGGCCAGCGACGGGCTGTGGGACGTGGTGAGCAACGAGGTGGCGTGCAAGGTCGTGCGCACCTGCCTCCGGAACAGAGCACCGCACCCGCACGGCGGGGAGCGGTCGAGCCCGACCTCCAACCTGAGCCCCAGGcagagcagcggcagcggcagcagcagcggcagcggggaCGAGGAGGGCGCTGGGCCCAGCGACGGCGCGGGGTCCGagagcgacggcgacggcgagagcaGCGAGGACAGGGCGTGCGCCGAGGCGTCCATCCTGCTGACCAAGCTAGCGCTGGCGCGGCAGAGCGCGGACAACGTCAGCGTCGTCGTCGTCAACCTCAGGCGGCGCCCGAGGCCGTGA